A window of Panicum virgatum strain AP13 chromosome 8K, P.virgatum_v5, whole genome shotgun sequence contains these coding sequences:
- the LOC120643880 gene encoding uncharacterized protein LOC120643880 isoform X1, which yields MEKMGPSSPKMGKMISDLVKDKESRVGEGRKNFGKYTGGHCKQLLPSAFPHHQLGLGGSPPPWFLAAAGGEEDENEEKMDMLWEDFNEELASAPPLCPLSPLINKGGLAMKEEAAWRDDELIVVDLEKRIKHLQHPQDGRVVRRRRWSLVLMLRLLKKLFLVKKTRNPRTAPI from the exons atggagaagatgggtccAAGCTCCCCGAAGATGGGGAAGATGATATCGGATCTCGTCAAGGATAAAGAATCACGAGTCGGAGAGGGgaggaaaaattttgggaaataTACAG GAGGGCACTGCAAGCAGCTTCTTCCATCAGCGTTCCCTCACCACCAGCTCGGCCTCGGCGGCTCCCCTCCGCCGTggttcctcgccgccgccggtggggaGGAGGATGAAAACGAGGAGAAGATGGACATGCTGTGGGAGGACTTCAACGAGGAGCTCgccagcgcgccgccgctgtgcccGCTGAGCCCTCTGATCAACAAGGGAGGGCTGGCGATGAAGGAGGAGGCGGCCTGGCGCGACGACGAGCTGATCGTCGTCGATCTGGAGAAGCGCATCAAGCACCTCCAACATCCACAGGACGGCAGGGTggtccggcgccggcggtggagccTGGTGCTGATGCTCAGGCTGCTCAAGAAGCTGTTCCTGGTCAAGAAAACCAGGAACCCGAGAACTGCACCGATTTGA
- the LOC120643880 gene encoding uncharacterized protein LOC120643880 isoform X2, producing the protein MSSKLKLQEAISSTDNPISGGHCKQLLPSAFPHHQLGLGGSPPPWFLAAAGGEEDENEEKMDMLWEDFNEELASAPPLCPLSPLINKGGLAMKEEAAWRDDELIVVDLEKRIKHLQHPQDGRVVRRRRWSLVLMLRLLKKLFLVKKTRNPRTAPI; encoded by the exons ATGTCTTCAAAGTTGAAACTCCAGGAAGCCATATCTTCAACAGACAATCCAATTTCAG GAGGGCACTGCAAGCAGCTTCTTCCATCAGCGTTCCCTCACCACCAGCTCGGCCTCGGCGGCTCCCCTCCGCCGTggttcctcgccgccgccggtggggaGGAGGATGAAAACGAGGAGAAGATGGACATGCTGTGGGAGGACTTCAACGAGGAGCTCgccagcgcgccgccgctgtgcccGCTGAGCCCTCTGATCAACAAGGGAGGGCTGGCGATGAAGGAGGAGGCGGCCTGGCGCGACGACGAGCTGATCGTCGTCGATCTGGAGAAGCGCATCAAGCACCTCCAACATCCACAGGACGGCAGGGTggtccggcgccggcggtggagccTGGTGCTGATGCTCAGGCTGCTCAAGAAGCTGTTCCTGGTCAAGAAAACCAGGAACCCGAGAACTGCACCGATTTGA